Proteins encoded within one genomic window of Triticum aestivum cultivar Chinese Spring chromosome 2D, IWGSC CS RefSeq v2.1, whole genome shotgun sequence:
- the LOC123051875 gene encoding ATP-dependent DNA helicase pif1-like: MYNRLNRDQLHAYSAIIDRVKSRKPGFFFVSGYGGTGKTFLWNAHDAYLRGSKRVVLSVASSGVAALLLPVGRTAHSRFKIPIDLPDYGNCEIKRSTMLSTLIEASDVIIWDEALMSHRNCFEALDRSFRDVLSANDPALAKVPFGGKIIVLGGDLRQILPVIEGGSRAQILAAAITNSPLWNIVEVLHLNINMRLTAHTDDPVLQSEVADFAEWVLSLGDGTAPAVAREGESDPSWITIPDELLVHADGDKIDAIVQAVYKEIPTRYSNVDYLKERAILTPMNETAEKINEHVLSLVPTSEREYLSCDTIGNSSDAVRNQDAFYPVEYLNGIKVNNFPYHRLVLKVGVPIMLLRNLNQSTGLCNGTRLIITKLADKVIEAIVMTGSNIGDVVLIPRIGLTSKDPKWPFTLHRRQFPVRVSCAMTINKSQGQTLSNVGLYLDTPVFTHGQLYVAVSRVTSKKSLKILIKGEDDEPVSQTRNIVFPEIFHSIR, from the exons ATGTATAATAGATTGAATAGAGACCAGTTGCATGCTTACTCTGCTATAATTGATCGTGTCAAATCTAGAAAACCTGGTTTTTTCTTTGTCTCTGGATATg gtggtACTGGAAAAACATTCCTTTGGAATGCACATGATGCTTATCTTAGAGGTAGTAAGAGGGTGGTGCTGTCGGTTGCATCCTCAGGGGTTGCTGCCTTGCTTTTGCCTGTGGGCAGAACAGCGCATTCTAGGTTCAAAATCCCTATTGATTTGCCTGATTATGGCAATTGTGAAATTAAGAGGTCTACCATGCTCTCCACTCTAATTGAAGCGTCTGATGTTATTATATGGGATGAGGCGTTGATGTCCCATCGGAATTGCTTTGAGGCCCTGGACCGGTCATTCCGTGATGTCCTGTCGGCTAACGATCCTGCCTTAGCTAAAGTTCCTTTCGGTGGCAAGATTATTGTGTTAGGTGGAGACCTTAGGCAAATATTACCAGTCATTGAGGGTGGATCTCGAGCACAGATTCTTGCTGCTGCAATCACTAACTCTCCTCTTTGGAATATTGTTGAAGTTCTGCACCTAAACATTAACATGCGTTTGACTGCGCACACAGATGATCCGGTGCTCCAGTCTGAAGTGGCTGACTTTGCTGAGTGGGTTCTCAGTTTAGGTGATGGCACAGCACCTGCTGTCGCCCGTGAGGGGGAATCAGATCCATCATGGATAACTATCCCTGATGAACTTTTAGTACATGCCGATGGTGATAAAATTGATGCTATTGTTCAGGCCGTATACAAAGAAATTCCTACTAGGTACTCTAATGTTGATTATCTAAAAGAAAGAGCAATCCTAACACCAATGAACGAAACTGCTGAAAAAATCAATGAGCATGTTCTGTCTTTAGTGCCTACTAGTGAGAGAGAGTACCTGAGTTGTGATACTATAGGGAATTCATCTGATGCGGTTCGCAATCAAGATGCTTTCTACCCTGTCGAATACTTGAATGGGATTAAGGTCAATAACTTTCCGTACCATAGGTTAGTACTAAAGGTAGGCGTTCCCATCATGCTCTTGAGAAATCTGAACCAATCAACAGGCTTATGTAATGGCACAAGGCTTATAATCACAAAGCTTGCTGATAAGGTTATTGAGGCGATTGTCATGACTGGTTCAAACATAGGCGACGTTGTCTTAATTCCAAGGATAGGGTTGACCTCCAAAGATCCTAAATGGCCTTTCACTTTGCATCGTCGACAGTTCCCTGTTAGAGTGTCCTGTGCAATGACTATTAACAAAAGTCAAGGGCAGACTCTTTCAAATGTTGGTTTGTACTTGGATACA